Genomic DNA from Shouchella patagoniensis:
TCAATGAATCCTAAAGTAATGCTCTTTGATGAACCAACTTCTGCACTTGATCCAGAACTTGTTGGTGATGTGCTAGAAGTCATGAAGGAACTAGCACTTGAAGGAATGACAATGGTTGTTGTTACTCATGAAATGGGGTTTGCAAGAGAAGTAGGTGATCGCGTATTTTTTATGGATGATGGCCTTATTCTCGAAGAAGGGACGCCAACAGAATTATTTGATCACACGAAGAATGAACGGACAAAAGAATTTCTGAGTAAAGTATTATAAGAGAAAAAGAGTTGCCTATAAGGCAACTCTTTTTTTATGCATAAGAAGGTTGGTGTTTGCCTGAAGAAATTTCCTCCATATAGTGGCAAGCTCCTCCATGACCTTCTTGCATGTCTTTGGTTGTTCGAAGCATTGGATCATCTGTACGGCATTTATCTGTAGCAAACGGGCAACGTGTGTGGAAACGGCAACCGCTTGGTGGATTAATTGGAGATGGTACATCACCTTGTAAAATAATACGATTGTTTTTCTTACCTGGTTCTGGACTAGGTATCGCTGATAACAATGCTTTTGTGTAAGGATGCTGTGGGTTATCAAAAACAGATTTCTTATCACCGATTTCAACGATACGACCAAGATACATAACAATAACGCGATCAGAGATGTGTCGAACGACACCAAGATCATGTGAAATAAATAAATAAGTTAATTTTAATTCGCGTTGAAGTTTTTTCAGCAAGTTAATTACCTGCGCTTGAATGGATACATCCAACGCTGAAACAGCCTCATCACAGATAATCAGTTTAGGATCAACAGCAAGAGCACGGGCAATTCCCACACGCTGACGTTGACCACCACTAAATTCATGAGGGAAACGGTCAATCTGATGTTCTCCAAGGCCAACCGTTCTCATCAACTCACGAATTCGTGTGTCGTGTTCTTTTACTGGTGCTACGCCTTGTATTGTCATCGCCTCTGATAATACCTGGCGAACAGTCTGGCGTGGGTTAATTGATGCATAAGGATCTTGAAATATAATTTGGAGGTCCTTACGTTTTTTGCGCATTTCTCTTTTATTTAAAGAGAGTAGATCTGCTCCTTGGAATTCAACTTCTCCTTCTGTTGGTTCATCTAAACGAAGAATCGCACGCCCCGTTGTCGATTTTCCACACCCGGACTCTCCAACGATCGATACCGTCTCTCCCTCTTGAACTTCAAATGAAACACCATCAACAGCTTTTACATGGTTAACGGTACGACCTAAGAAACCACCTTTTATGGGGAAGTATTGCTTTAGATTATTTACTTTCAGTAGCGTATTGTTCACGAACATTCACCTCCGGACCTTGCCACTTATCTGTGTAAATCCAACAGCGAACTTGGCTGCCATCTTCTTCTGTTTCCAAGTATGGAAGCTCTTTGCATATCTCGCTTGCGAATGGACAACGCGGAGCAAAGCGGCACCCTTTAGGCATATCTGCCGGAGCGGGAACAGCTCCTTTAATAATTGATAAATCGCCTTCAACGTCTGTATCGTGCCGCGGTAATGATTTCATTAAACCAACCGTATATGGGTGGCGGGGGTTGTTAAATAAATCATAGACAGAAGCATATTCTACAACTTGTCCACCATACATAACGGCGACATTGTCGCACGTTTCAGCAACAACACCAAGATCATGGGTAATCATAATAACTGACATACCAAGACGTTTTTGTAAGTCTTTTATAAGTTCAAGAATTTGTGCTTGAATCGTTACATCGAGTGCTGTTGTTGGTTCATCAGCAATTAGGAGCTCTGGGTTACATGCAAGAGCAATTGCAATCATGACACGTTGGCGCATACCACCTGAAAGTTCAAATGGATATTGATCAATCCGCTTCTCCGGAGAAGGGATCCCTACTAATTTAAGCATATCAATCGAACGAATTCGCGCCTGCTTCTTCGATAAGTTCTCGTGAATACGGAACGATTCACCAATTTGTTGACCAACTGTATATGTTG
This window encodes:
- a CDS encoding dipeptide ABC transporter ATP-binding protein — translated: MFVNNTLLKVNNLKQYFPIKGGFLGRTVNHVKAVDGVSFEVQEGETVSIVGESGCGKSTTGRAILRLDEPTEGEVEFQGADLLSLNKREMRKKRKDLQIIFQDPYASINPRQTVRQVLSEAMTIQGVAPVKEHDTRIRELMRTVGLGEHQIDRFPHEFSGGQRQRVGIARALAVDPKLIICDEAVSALDVSIQAQVINLLKKLQRELKLTYLFISHDLGVVRHISDRVIVMYLGRIVEIGDKKSVFDNPQHPYTKALLSAIPSPEPGKKNNRIILQGDVPSPINPPSGCRFHTRCPFATDKCRTDDPMLRTTKDMQEGHGGACHYMEEISSGKHQPSYA
- a CDS encoding ABC transporter ATP-binding protein, which encodes MTNDAILKINDLRTSFFTKELEVKAVDGVTFEVPKGKTLGIVGESGSGKSITSLSILNLLSRPGKIVGGEILFKGEDLIKKSAAQMRRIRGNEISMIFQEPMTSLNPTYTVGQQIGESFRIHENLSKKQARIRSIDMLKLVGIPSPEKRIDQYPFELSGGMRQRVMIAIALACNPELLIADEPTTALDVTIQAQILELIKDLQKRLGMSVIMITHDLGVVAETCDNVAVMYGGQVVEYASVYDLFNNPRHPYTVGLMKSLPRHDTDVEGDLSIIKGAVPAPADMPKGCRFAPRCPFASEICKELPYLETEEDGSQVRCWIYTDKWQGPEVNVREQYATESK